The sequence below is a genomic window from Flagellimonas marinaquae.
CTACCAAGGTTCCGCAATCCCTGATTTTGAATATAGCTTAAACCTAAGTGCGGATTATAAAGGTTTTGATGTGAACGTGTTCTTCCAAGGCGTTGGGGGTGCCAAAATTTATAACGGAAACGATTTTCGTTTAATGAGTATGGATACCGGTAGAAATTACCGAAAATCCGCTCTTAACGCATGGACACCGGATAACACCAACACAGACATACCACGTGCCGTGCTCGGTGATCCCAACAGGAACAACCGTGCATCTACAAGGTTCTTGGAAAATGGTGATTATTTAAGGGTCAAAACAATTTCTTTGGGGTATTCGTTGCCAAGAACAACATTGGAGAAGATCGGGATCAACCGTTTAAGGTTGTTTATGACCGGGCAGAACTTATTTACGTTCACAAACTATAGTGGTCTGGATCCAGAAGTAGGAGCAAGTATCTCCGGGCAGAACCAGAGCATATTATCAAGAGGTATCGATTTAAACCTGTACCCTAAGACCAAATCATTCATCTTCGGAATGCAATTGGAATTTTAATTAAAAAGAATAAGACATGAAAAATATAGTACAAATGTTTGTCGCAAGCATGTTCATGTTTGCAATACTCTCCTGTGATGATGATGAATTTTTGGAGCAACAGTCTCCGGACCAATTAACGTCTTCATCGTTTTGGAGAAATGTAGAAGATGCTGAATCGGGGCTGGTGGCTGCCTACTCAGAACTGGAATCAAGAAGTAACTTTTGGGATGGATGGCAAGAAGGAAGACCTGTAGTGGAGTATTTTCGTTCGGATTACGCCTTACCAGGTCCGGATGCATCTAATTATGCCCATTGGATGTCTATCTTCAATTTTAATTATACCAATGGCCATACTTTTTTAAATGTACTTTGGACCACCAACTATAAAGGACTCAATTTTGCAAATCAGGTAATATCCAAAGTGGGTCAAATGACACCCGAACAAATTTCAGAAGCGGATAAGAACAGGATTATTGCCGAGGCCAAATTTTTGAGAGGGTACTATCATTTCAAATTACTTAGTCTGTACGAGCAGATTATTGTAAGGATGGAGGAGCTCAGTCCGGATAACCTGGATAGTCCATTGTCTACCCGTCCAGAGGCATGGCAAGTAATTTTGCAAGATTTCCAAGAAGCGGCATCCAATTTGCCGGAAACGCGTACCGATGCAGATACGGGACGGGCCACCAAAGGCACGGCATTGGCCTATTTGGGTAAGGCATATCTATATAAAGCCGGAGATGCATCGTCCGCAGAGGGCACAGATATGGATAATGCTGTCGCAGCACTGGAACAAGTGGTGGAAAGCGGAGTTTATGATTTGTTTCCGGATTTTGTTGGCAATTTCAATGGCGAGAACGAAAACAATCAAGAAGCCGTTTTTGAACTTCAATTTAAGAGTGGCGATGCTACTTCGTGGAACGCTAACCGACTACATGCGTTTATTGGTGACTGGTGCATTGGTGGATGGGGAGGTATCGAGGCCTCCTACGACTTGGTCGACCTTATGAAGAGCGAGGGGATGATTGCTTCCAACGGTTTGTACGATAACCGATTGTACGGAACCCTTTATTTTAAAGATGATTATTACAATGATACAGAAACCAATGCAATGCAAGGATTTACATGGGATGTTCTTGTATCCGATACTTACGGCAGCCCAGACGCAAAAGATGGCAGTGCATACTTTAGGAAATGGTTGCCCAATTATGTTTGGGACAACGGTTATATTGGAATCAATTTAACTTTAATGCGCTATGCGGATGTACTATTGATGTATGCCGAAGCACTGAACGAGACCGGTAGCACTGCTTTGGCCATACCAATAATAAATGAAATACGGGAAGTCCATGGTTTAATGCCCCCAACCACCGCTTCAACACAGGAAGAAGTGAGGGAACAGATTATACACGAACGTATTATGGAGCTTACCTTGGAGTCAACACGATTTTTTGATCTAAGGCGCTGGGGCATGTTAGATCAGGCTATGCAAGCGGCCGGCAGATCTGGATTTAGTGCAGCGGAACATTCTTATTTCCCTGTCCCTCTATCCGAAATTCAAGCCAATCCAATGGTAGGAGAATAAATTCAAGTTAATTTAATTCAGTTTTGAGTTTAGTTTTTGCACCTAGGAGTTTTTTAACTCTTAGGTGCTCTTTTTTTAAATACTAAAAGCTCATCAACTACTCATCAAAACTAAAAGAAAATAGAAACTGTTATCGGCTCTGGGCCTATGATGATTTGCTGTAGGTTTAAATTGATCAAAGTTATTTGATTTTGATCTCTTTTGCACCTTGTATTTTTTTGCTTACCTCAGGATAGGTGTCCTGAAAGGTTTTGAATATAAAATCAATAGGAACATCTTCAAAGTGACCGTAATCCTCCATATACTCCATAAACTGTTTGTTGTCCCTGTTATATTCCTGAAAAATGGAGTCTTGAGTGCCATCAAACTCCAAGGGAGCAACATTATAGCGATCACAGAGCTCTTTGTTAAAAGCAGGCGAACATTTGAACCATTTGCCATTGAAGAATACATCTACCAAACCATGTGGGGCTATTTCGTGCGAGCCCAAAGTTTCTTCTAAGTGTTCCGTCGCGATATGGTTGGCCACTTTGGCCAAACGTAATCTGGCAGGTATGTGCAGTGCACGGAGCCCTGCTACATATAAAATAGCTTTATCGATACAGTGGCCTACCGTTTTTCGGGCAATGGCACTGGCTTTGTAATGCGCAGGTGTCAATCCAATATTATATGGGTTGTAACGCCAACCGTCTCTAACTTTAAGATACAAATGCTCGATTTTTTCCTGGTCGGAAACCAAATTTTTAATGCTCTCCACCATTTTTTGAATTTCTGGACTGGAATGATCAAAGTAAAAAGTCTCCTGAGTGTATACCATAATTTTAAAAGGAAAGGTTTTTGGTTAAAGTTCTCTTTTTAAGATAAAATTTTTGGAACTAAATGTTTCTCGTAAAGATAAACTATCAAATTAATTAGATAATTCTTTTCTGATTATTTCCAGTAAGGGATTTATAAAAGTAATTATTATAGTAAACAGTTATTGAAACTCAACTTGAGTTGAAGGGTATAGGAGACATTATACTGCATTTTAAAGGTATGAACATTTAATTGAAACTAATAAAGGCGATAGGCTAAATAATATAATTGTGTGCCATTGCTTCCAATTGAATTGACCATATAACATTGAATTTAAATAGTTGTGGGAAAAAACTGTAATAATGTATGGATCAAGAGGTTTTATGCAGATTTTTTGAATTGAATAACAACAGGAACGACCTATTAGACACAACAAAGTTCGAAGATGACAACAAAAATATGTATACGAGGGCTTTAAGAGCTTTTTTTGTTTCAAGTAATACATTAGACCAACCTCAAAATGGCCAATTTTACCTCTTCGTACGCAGATCGTTTATTGAAAAGCATTTGCATTTTGTTAATGTTTTTTGCGTTTAACCAAGTACAAGCCCAGTTAAGTGACCTTCATTATCTTCCACCTTTAAAGCAAGGGCGAAACAACGAAGCTGTCCAGCAACAAGCAGTCTATCTGTCAACACCGGAGCCGGTAACTTTTGTGGTAAATGCCTATCGTGGGACCAGTGCAACACCGGTTGCCACTTTCAATATTTCAAATACCAATCCAGCGGTATACACCTTGCCCAATGGGGATAACAATATCACTTTGGTTACCAATTCCAATACTGGGGTTGTGCTGAACAATTCAGGCCTAAGGTTCGAATCTCCGAGCGGAAATAAATTTTACGTCAATTATCGCGGATATTCTGGGTCCCAAGCAGCATCGCTGACATCCAAGGGAAGAGTGGCGATGGGTACACGTTTTAAATGGGGAGGGGTGCCTAATTTGGGTTCACACGTATCAAAATCCAATACATTGGGAATAATGGCGACCGAGGACAATACCACGGTTACCGTTTTTGGGTACGATCCAAACTGTAGTTTTAGATTGGGTAACAATGCCTATGGTATTACCGACGACACTTATACCGTAACGTTGGACGCCAACGAGTCCTTTGTGTTTGAAAATTATGTAGGGAATTCTCCTTCCAACGCACATCGCGATGGTTGGATAGGGGCTTCCATTGTTTCAGATAAAAATATTGTGATCAGTAATGGTTCCATGAACTATGGACGACAAGCCAACAATAGTAATCGTGACGCGGGAATCGATCAACCCGTGCCCGAAAATAAATTGGGAAAAGACTATGTGTTTATTAGGGGCAATGGAGCTTCCAATGGATGGACAGAATTCCCTTTGATCATTGCCACCGCCGATAACACGCAAGTATACGTTAATGGGTCGGGAACACCTATTGCTACACTGGACAATGGTGAATTTTTTGAAATTCCCAGTAGTTATTATACATCCAATACAGCTGGGGCCAATATGTTTGTACAAACCTCAAAAGACGCTTATGCTTATCAGTGTATAGGGGGGGATAGTAAAGCTTATACCCAAGGATTGAACTTTGTGGCACCGGTAAACTGCTTGCTGCCCGATGTTATGGACAACATTCCCGATATACGGAACATGGCCGGTACCAATGTTACCGGGGGAGTTACTATTATCGCGGCCGTAAACACACCAGATGCTAATATTTCTGTGACAGATGGAAATGGATCTGTAACACTTCCTGCCTCTAATCCCGTTGCAGGATCTACAGATTGGAAAACGTTTTTTATTCCAAATCTAACAGGAGATGTCAGCGTTCAGTCCACTGGACCAATAGCCGTCGGATTTTTTGGCTATAACGGGAACAGGGGTGTTGCCGGATATTTTTCTGGGTTCGATACGGTCCCCGAAGTAACTCTTGAGGTTAGGGGAGGTACCGGATGCTTTGTGGGGTCCGAAATATATGAGGCAACAGGAAACTTTGATGCATACCAATGGTACGAAGATGGTGTGGCCATACCTGGGGCCAATGGACCCAGCTTTGCTGCAACACGCGCCGGGGACTATTTTGTTAGAGGAACCAAAGGGCCATGTACCTACGATTCACAACCCTTAACGGCCCTGTACTGTGATCCCGACGTAGCACTGGAAAAAACGGTCGATAAACCTGAAATAATGGAAGGGGAAACGGCAACGTTTACAATTAAGGTGAGAAACTTTGGAGATGGACCATTGACCAACCTTCAAATAACAGACAATATCCCTGCCGGACTTACTTTGGTCTCGGCATTCACAATTACGGGAAGTTGGAGTGGAAACACTTGGAATATCGGAACCTTGAATGGTGGCGAAACCGCCTTTTTGGAGCTAGAAGTACAGGCAGATGAAATTGACACACTTCCTTTGTTGAGTTTGATCAATACAGCAGTAAATACACAAGATCAAACCGATACCAATATAACAGAAGATGTCCCATCCGCCCGTATAGTGGTTCACAACGATTCGGATAACGATGGGGTAAATGACATCACCGATCTAGATGATGACAATGATGGTATTTACGATGAGGACGAGTGCGATACCCTTTTGTTCAACATATCCAATGGTGACCCGCATAGTGGCAGTTTGATTAGTGTCGACAACTATTTGGTGTTCGACGTTTTCAGTTTGGATAACTCGTTCAACTTCAATATCAATGGAGTAGATGTGGCAGGTGAAAT
It includes:
- a CDS encoding RagB/SusD family nutrient uptake outer membrane protein — its product is MKNIVQMFVASMFMFAILSCDDDEFLEQQSPDQLTSSSFWRNVEDAESGLVAAYSELESRSNFWDGWQEGRPVVEYFRSDYALPGPDASNYAHWMSIFNFNYTNGHTFLNVLWTTNYKGLNFANQVISKVGQMTPEQISEADKNRIIAEAKFLRGYYHFKLLSLYEQIIVRMEELSPDNLDSPLSTRPEAWQVILQDFQEAASNLPETRTDADTGRATKGTALAYLGKAYLYKAGDASSAEGTDMDNAVAALEQVVESGVYDLFPDFVGNFNGENENNQEAVFELQFKSGDATSWNANRLHAFIGDWCIGGWGGIEASYDLVDLMKSEGMIASNGLYDNRLYGTLYFKDDYYNDTETNAMQGFTWDVLVSDTYGSPDAKDGSAYFRKWLPNYVWDNGYIGINLTLMRYADVLLMYAEALNETGSTALAIPIINEIREVHGLMPPTTASTQEEVREQIIHERIMELTLESTRFFDLRRWGMLDQAMQAAGRSGFSAAEHSYFPVPLSEIQANPMVGE
- a CDS encoding transglutaminase-like domain-containing protein; the protein is MVYTQETFYFDHSSPEIQKMVESIKNLVSDQEKIEHLYLKVRDGWRYNPYNIGLTPAHYKASAIARKTVGHCIDKAILYVAGLRALHIPARLRLAKVANHIATEHLEETLGSHEIAPHGLVDVFFNGKWFKCSPAFNKELCDRYNVAPLEFDGTQDSIFQEYNRDNKQFMEYMEDYGHFEDVPIDFIFKTFQDTYPEVSKKIQGAKEIKIK